The DNA region GCCCCTGCCAACAAGCACGACAAGTGCTGACCCAACGCATATTCTGTGTGGTGTCATGATGAAAGTCGCGACTGGCATTGGCCTTCACAGGCCTAATCACAGCCAAGACTTTTCCAGGGTATCCGTCGATCTCAACAAAGAGCAACTGCATGACCGCGTATCGACTTGGGCTGTCTGCAACGTGGTTGCTCAGACCATCGGCACTGGCTACGGTCAGCCGGCCTCGACTCTCTATGATTGGACCTTGGCCGTTCGTCGAGGCGAAGATGGGCCCTTTCGATTGACACCCGAACTGGAGGCTAGACTTCAAATTGAACGTTTTTGCGACAAAGTCTCGAAGGAGATGTACAGCAACGCCAGTGATCCCAGAGGGGTTGCTGGGGACGAGCATCGAGCCATGCTGATGCGGGTGTACCGAAAGGACTTCAACGAACTTCAGGCAGCTATCCTCTCACAACACCTGGGACCAATCGTCAACCTTCATATGCGAGCTGCCGCCCTTCACCTGCGCTTGGCTGGCTTTTTCGACTCGAGCACAACACCCGGCTACATCGATGATCTGATGGGGCTCTGGAGAGCCACAACAAGCTTTTTGGACAACAttctcgaggtcgacaagGTTACATCGCCCGGACAGAACTCACCTGGGCAAATCTTGCTATATGCCACGAACTACATCCAACAGATGTTGATAGCGGCGGGGTTTGCTCTGCTCAAGCTCATGAGGTCGTTCTTTGCGAAGACGATCGACTTTGACCGTGGTCGCAACCTCTTCCACCAGACGATCAACGCAATCCGTGCGACAAGCGTTGTGAACAACGACCTTCAGTGGCGCTTGGCCGAGCTTATGGTGCAAATGTGGAACGGAGCCCGGCTTGACAACAACAGCACGGCATCGTACGACAATGACGACTCCCCATTGCTAATTGACGACACGTTACAGCTCAAGGTGCGCTGTCGCCATAGCATGAGTCTCGTGTTCGACTCTGTGTGGCGGTGGAGAGAAGAGTATCAAGCCCAAGGTAGAGGCTCGATTGACGGTAATTATCCAGCCCCTCCCCgctcctccccttcccgtGCTCTAGCCATTGCGTCCACGTCTCTCTTCGGTGTGACTGTGATGACTGACTTACGTGCCACTCCAAATAGCCATGAAGCAACCTACTAATCCAGACTCAGCGAACGAGTCCTCAGCGTCTTCGACCCATTTGGACAGCACTCTGATGCCGGCCACGCAAGGTTTGCAAGCGAGCAGCTTGCTCACGACCAACGGAGCTCTTACCCCGAGCCACTCTGGCGGCGTCGGAAGCCAAGCACCCAGCAACAGCATGCTAAGCGGGATGAATTATGGCGAGACCAACTACGACTTCTTCGACCCCCAACACTGGATGTTGGATGGCCTGCTGGACTTTAACTACAACTTTGTGCAGCCCCTTGAGGGCGCATAGGACCTGCCTGACGCAAGGCAGGGTCTATGAAAACGACGACTCTACCCACTGAAGGCGCAATGCGGGAGGAACGCCGACGCATTTGGGGGCCGGTTTCAGAACTACAGAAACATGGCAGACAGTCTGACTTGCATCCTGCCAGGAAGGGGTGAGTAAACGCCCCTTGGCAGCCGTTGCGTTGGCCCTCTCGTTGTGGTACGGGGTCCGGGGATGAGTTACTTGGTGTGCAGCTCTAGGCGATCCTCCCGTACCCCGTGGTGGGCGACATTATATCCTGCTGCGAATATTCTGTTACCCGAGCATATCAGCCGCGCCAGCGAGAGGACAAAGGCTGTCCAGTTCGCTCCTGCTGTTGTCATTGGTATCCCGGAGTGGAAGCTCTCCAAGAAGCGATTCTCGTTCGTATactttttccccctttccctttccccccgTCTACCCTGGTTTCTTAGCACGGTTTGTTGATGACGGTATAATCATGCGTATATTCGACCACGAGCTCCACGACATCATGAGTCGACACTGGGTTCTTTGGTTTGGGCGGTCGTCTTGTATGTTTTCTTCATTTCTTTCTCGGGAGGCTTCTCTGTTTCCGTGTCCTTTGCGGGATCATCAAAGCATTGGCAGTAGCGGGTGCAGGTTTCATAGGGTATACAAGTATACACTGTCTCGAAGGTGCTGTAGTTAGCTGCAGCATTATCTAAATTCACAATGTTTTAATTCGATGACACCTGAATTGTGTTGTCTCCTGGGATTGGCAGGTAAAGAGTGACCTGGTCTGTCTGATGACCTGcgcgcccctcccctcctacCTGCTGTGCATGGTGCCGTCGCGTCTTTGAAGTACATCCTCCTGAGACATTTCTAACGAGACAGATGATGGCCACATGTCACGACATGAGCCATGACGGCTTGATCTCCCCGGCTCGGAAACTTCCCGTATATGTTGGTGTTGAGGCACGGGAATCTTTCACGGGACCGGAGCTGATCAGAGCCGGGCAGTCGAGCGTCGTTTCGGCCGTAagccctgccctgccccgAATGACGGCCATACAGCATGAACATGCAGGAGAGACAGCAGACGGGCGTGGCTCTGCGCACGAAGTATATCACTTTTCG from Colletotrichum higginsianum IMI 349063 chromosome 4, whole genome shotgun sequence includes:
- a CDS encoding Zn 2cys6 transcriptional activator yields the protein MDGLGIVSAGGATPVSPASPTNARHAPNGPPKRKHSSMALDSSPGSNVGHDDDNGEPDSKKRQPGVKRACNECRQQKSCSRCNRLKLECKIESNFKRIGKRSKHAEMEKEIDRLRRNIARAQNQGYTVEDDDHDLQSPIATSVYTHTRNPSLMGSDEAVSSLLHLKRGGSYSLPRYTHELENVRLTEESVNQLFNEFFAYYHPFLPFLNPQQTPDQYFQQHALLFWSIISVAARRYSADPTLLTSISGPLTRLLWSTIGDVPSSYFVVKALCLLCTWPLPTSTTSADPTHILCGVMMKVATGIGLHRPNHSQDFSRVSVDLNKEQLHDRVSTWAVCNVVAQTIGTGYGQPASTLYDWTLAVRRGEDGPFRLTPELEARLQIERFCDKVSKEMYSNASDPRGVAGDEHRAMLMRVYRKDFNELQAAILSQHLGPIVNLHMRAAALHLRLAGFFDSSTTPGYIDDLMGLWRATTSFLDNILEVDKVTSPGQNSPGQILLYATNYIQQMLIAAGFALLKLMRSFFAKTIDFDRGRNLFHQTINAIRATSVVNNDLQWRLAELMVQMWNGARLDNNSTASYDNDDSPLLIDDTLQLKVRCRHSMSLVFDSVWRWREEYQAQGRGSIDANESSASSTHLDSTLMPATQGLQASSLLTTNGALTPSHSGGVGSQAPSNSMLSGMNYGETNYDFFDPQHWMLDGLLDFNYNFVQPLEGA